The Micromonospora sp. NBC_00421 DNA window GCCGGCCTGCGCGTACAGGGTCGGCTTGAGCACCCGGTCGATGGACCGGGTGCCGGGGGAGACGATCTCGACGGCCAGCACCACCTCGTGCGCCTCGTACCGGGACGGTTCGCGGGCGGCGGCGGTGGACGTGGTCACCAGCACGTCGGGGATGAAGGAGCGGGTCCGGTTGATCCGCACCTCCACGGCCTGGGTCACGTCGTAGTCGTCGGGGCATTCCTCTTCGAGCGCGACCATCAGGCGGCCGGCGATGGTCTGGTGGATGCGGGTGGGGGAGACGGGCAGGATCAGCACTCCATCGAGAAGTTCGCGGCGGCGGCCGTCCTCGGGCAGCGCGTCCAGATGGTCGGTCGTCCAACCGCCCTCGGGTGGCTGGTCGCTTCGCAACGCGGCGGTCATCGGTCGGTCCTTTCCGGTGCGTCGTTCTCCCCGGCTGTCACGGTAGCGCCGGCAAACGCCGGGTGGTGGTCGCGCGCGCCGTGGCCACAGGGCAGGATGAGCCCATGAGCGAGCGCATCAGGGCGACACGGTGAGCGAGCGCGGCGGCATTCCCGGCGAAGGGCTGGTGAAGGGGCTGGCGGTCACGTTGAAGACGATGACCCGCCGGTCGACCACCCAGCAGTACCCGGACGTCGCCCCCGAGCTGCCGCCCCGCTCCCGGGGCGTGATCGCGCTGCTGACCGAGAACTGCACGGTCTGCATGCTCTGCGCCCGGGAGTGCCCCGACTGGTGCATCTACATCGACTCGCACAAGGAGGAGGTGGCGGTGGCCGGCGCGGCCCGCCCCCGCCAGCGCAACGTCCTCGACAAGTTCGACATCGACTTCTCGCTCTGCATGTACTGCGGCATCTGCATCGAGGTCTGCCCGTTCGACGCGCTCTACTGGTCGCCGGAGTTCGAGTACGCCGAGTACGACATCAAGAACCTGCTGCACGACAAGGACCACCTCGGCCAGTGGATGGCCACCGTGCCGCCGCCGCCCGCGCACGACCCGCACGGCGAGCCGGCCAAGGAGGAGACCACCGCCGCGCGCAAGGCCGCCGCCCCGACCAGCTCCGCCGCCCGCCCCACCGTGGTACGCCCCGAGTCCGCCCCCGCCCCCGCCGCCCCCCGCACCGCCCCCGAGCCCGGCCCCGCGCCCGCTCAGAGCCCGGAGCCCGGCCCCGCCCCCGAGCCCGGTTCTGCCGGCGACGGAGGTGCCTCGCGGTGACCGGTGCGGACGTGCTGCTGCTCGCCCTGGGCGCGGTGGCGGTCGGGTCGGGTGTGCTGGTGGTCGCCACGAAGCACCTGGTCCGGGCGGGCCTCTACCTGGTGCTCTGCCTGGGCGCGCTGGCCGGCGACTACCTGGTGCTCACCGCCGAGCTGGTGGCCTGGGTGCAGGTGTTGATCTATGTGGGCGCGGTGGTGGTGCTGTTGCTGTTCGCGGTGATGCTGACCCGCGCCCCGATCGGGGCCTCCGACGACCTGGACCGGCCGGGCTGGCCGGCGGCGCTGATCGGCGGCGGTGCCGGGCTGGGGCTGGCCGCGCTGCTTGTCGACGCGTTCCGCCTGTCGACGGTGGAGCTGCCGGCGGCGGGCACCGCCGAGGGCATCGGCGAGCAGGTGTTCCGCTCCTGGGTGCTGCCGTTCGAGGTGCTGTCGGTGCTGCTGCTGGCCGCCCTGGTCGGCGCGATCATCCTGTCCCGCCCGGACATCGGCCGCCGCCCCGCTGCCGCCCCGCAGTCGCGAACAGGGGAAATCCGGTGAGGCCGGTCATCCCGTACGTCACCGCGGCGCTGCTGTTCGGCCTGGGCGTCTACGGCGTGCTGCGCCGGCGCAACGCGGTGCTGGTGCTGATGGCTGTGGAGTTGATGCTCAACGCGGTCAACCTGATCCTGGTCACCGCGGACACCACGGTGCAGGCCGTGCTGCCGCACTCCGGGCAGGTCTTCGCGCTCTTCGTGATCGTGCTGGCCGCCGCCGAGATCGGGGTCGGGCTGGCCATCGTGCTCCAGCTCTACCGGCTCCGGGCCAGCGTCACCGTGGACGACGTACCGCTCACCGAGCCGGCCGTCGACCGGGTCGGGTCGGCCGTCGACCGGGCCGGGGTCGGTTCGGGCGGCGAGCGGACGGAGGTCGACAGGTGACCGGGCTGCTCGGGGCGGCACTGCCCCTCGTACCACTGGTTGCCGGGTTGCTCGGGTTGCTGCTGCCGCCGGCGCCGAAGGGACCGGCCAGCAGGGAAGGCGCGGCCACCGGGGAGGACGCGGCCCGGCGGGCGGCGATCGGCCTCGGGGTGGCCGGCGCGGCCGGCGCGCTGCTGGTCGCGGTGCTGCTGCTGGTGCGGCTCGGCGACCCGGTGGAGACCACCACCACCTGGATCGACCTGGGTGGGCTGCGGGTCACCCTCGGGGTACGGCTGGACGGTGCCGCCGCGCTGGTCGCGGTCGCGGTGGCGGCGGTGGCGCTGGCGGTGCAGGTCTACTCGGTGGCCTATCTGCGGCGCGGCCCGCACGACGACGTCGAGGTGGACCACCGCTACCCGCCCTATGCGGCGCAGATCAGCCTCTTCACCGCCGCGATGCTGCTGGTGGTGGTCAGCGGGGACCTGATCCTGCTGCTCGTCGGCTGGGAGGTGATGGGCCTCTGCTCCTACCTGCTGATCGCCCACGACCGCCGGCTGCCCGAGGCCCCGGCCGCCGCGATGAAGGCGTTCCTGGTCACCCGGGCGGGTGACGTCGGTTTCCTGCTCGGCATCGCGCTGCTCGGCGTCTCGGCCGGCAGCTTCCGGATCGCCGACGTGCTCGCCCACGACTATTCCGCAGGCACCCTGACCGCTGCCTGCCTGCTGCTGCTCGCCGGGGTGGCCGGCAAGAGCGCCCAGTTCCCGCTGCACACCTGGCTGCCGGACGCGATGGCCGGCCCGACCCCGATCTCCGCGCTGATCCACGCCGCGACCATGGTCGCCGCCGGGGTCTACGCGGTGACCCGGCTCTACCCGCTGTTTACCCAGGCCCCGGTGGCGTTGGCGGTGCTCGGGGTGCTCGCCTCGATCACCCTGCTGCTCGGCGCGTTCGCGGCCACCGCCCAGGACGACCTGAAGCGGGTGCTCGCCTGGTCGACGGTCTCCCAGATCGGCTACATGACGGGCGCGCTCGCCGTCGGTTCCCCGGCCGCCGCGCTGTTCCACCTGCTCACCCACGCCGCGTTCAAGGCGCTGCTGTTCCTCGCCGCCGGTGCGGTGATCCACGCCGTCGGCACCACCCTGCTGTCCCGGATGGGCGGGCTGCGCCGCAGCATGCCTGTCACCTTCTGGTGCACGCTGATCGGCCTGGGTGCGCTGGCCGGGGTGCCGCCGCTGTCCGGCTTCTGGAGCAAGGACGGGGTGCTCGCCGCCGCCGAGTCGGCCGCGCTCGACGGCACCGGTCCCGCCCCGGCCTGGGTCGGTTGGCTGGTCTGGCT harbors:
- a CDS encoding NADH-quinone oxidoreductase subunit J family protein yields the protein MTGADVLLLALGAVAVGSGVLVVATKHLVRAGLYLVLCLGALAGDYLVLTAELVAWVQVLIYVGAVVVLLLFAVMLTRAPIGASDDLDRPGWPAALIGGGAGLGLAALLVDAFRLSTVELPAAGTAEGIGEQVFRSWVLPFEVLSVLLLAALVGAIILSRPDIGRRPAAAPQSRTGEIR
- the nuoK gene encoding NADH-quinone oxidoreductase subunit NuoK: MRPVIPYVTAALLFGLGVYGVLRRRNAVLVLMAVELMLNAVNLILVTADTTVQAVLPHSGQVFALFVIVLAAAEIGVGLAIVLQLYRLRASVTVDDVPLTEPAVDRVGSAVDRAGVGSGGERTEVDR
- a CDS encoding Uma2 family endonuclease; this translates as MTAALRSDQPPEGGWTTDHLDALPEDGRRRELLDGVLILPVSPTRIHQTIAGRLMVALEEECPDDYDVTQAVEVRINRTRSFIPDVLVTTSTAAAREPSRYEAHEVVLAVEIVSPGTRSIDRVLKPTLYAQAGIPFYWRIEVEDDGLVVHTYKIDAVNEAYVETGRWTKFVDTGEPFPVNLSVARITPRRR
- a CDS encoding NuoI/complex I 23 kDa subunit family protein, encoding MSERGGIPGEGLVKGLAVTLKTMTRRSTTQQYPDVAPELPPRSRGVIALLTENCTVCMLCARECPDWCIYIDSHKEEVAVAGAARPRQRNVLDKFDIDFSLCMYCGICIEVCPFDALYWSPEFEYAEYDIKNLLHDKDHLGQWMATVPPPPAHDPHGEPAKEETTAARKAAAPTSSAARPTVVRPESAPAPAAPRTAPEPGPAPAQSPEPGPAPEPGSAGDGGASR
- a CDS encoding NADH-quinone oxidoreductase subunit 5 family protein; the encoded protein is MTGLLGAALPLVPLVAGLLGLLLPPAPKGPASREGAATGEDAARRAAIGLGVAGAAGALLVAVLLLVRLGDPVETTTTWIDLGGLRVTLGVRLDGAAALVAVAVAAVALAVQVYSVAYLRRGPHDDVEVDHRYPPYAAQISLFTAAMLLVVVSGDLILLLVGWEVMGLCSYLLIAHDRRLPEAPAAAMKAFLVTRAGDVGFLLGIALLGVSAGSFRIADVLAHDYSAGTLTAACLLLLAGVAGKSAQFPLHTWLPDAMAGPTPISALIHAATMVAAGVYAVTRLYPLFTQAPVALAVLGVLASITLLLGAFAATAQDDLKRVLAWSTVSQIGYMTGALAVGSPAAALFHLLTHAAFKALLFLAAGAVIHAVGTTLLSRMGGLRRSMPVTFWCTLIGLGALAGVPPLSGFWSKDGVLAAAESAALDGTGPAPAWVGWLVWLAGLLGVLLTAAYATRLLLRAFFGEPRLPLLHPHDPPALMRWPVLLLAVPATLLGLAGFTRWFWHRLFFPTVPTLPPGDQVLVHLGPALLLPLVLLLAGAGLAWAGWRRDPAADPARALGPLRPVFARAFRLDDLQHTLVVRPTTALARVARTGDEVGVDGLVEGVGRGASALGAGLAALHRAALPRATAAVLAGALLIGLAAALIGVSS